From a region of the Triticum aestivum cultivar Chinese Spring chromosome 7D, IWGSC CS RefSeq v2.1, whole genome shotgun sequence genome:
- the LOC123167372 gene encoding serine/threonine-protein kinase-like protein CCR4, whose product MLMSRRPGLATSTTRLLVLAFLLAVAAGAAPPSPRQFSTVAISHTANSTLVCALIIDRVNEDGGGNSKLQCKSMPDGGLTSYPSADIPFNAIAAGKDFLCGLMAPVGGHAAMRWWSFSEEEQARRSRPVGRRIYWGPSLRSMSAGGPHVCGLSDDHDPTCWEWPGLDLPKGLDFSLIALGQDFLCGIVKGNDTAMRCYGGRMPPTPQFTADGVAVTFQTVAAGRRHACAVDKLGGLVCWGDGNPTVRLDELPADMMAMALGRNTTCILAGNGTVRCWGVKVPEEYTHTTFVSIEADGDTVCAVMTSNYSVVCWGNDGRFDGRHLVYNNTMPGACAPKSNCSCNIVPDSGRLCGTGGGLGGEELAVCSPCKQPLNASRIVVSNGSTAQLGDDGGDAKKKKTLFVGLGVASAGVLVIIVAGLTFYVLASRKSDKKAHATVRLGESSSRRLCRDGDVEIMVMPARERSASQPARPLGCEEFTLKDLSRLTNAFAEEAKIGSGSFGSVYRAKLPDGREVAIKRAERASTGARRRRRFDAERAFRSELRLLSRVNHRNLVSLLGFCEERGERILVFEFMPHGALHDHLHGEDAGSGHSPLFSSWEARLRVALDAARGVEYLHCYAVPPIIHRDIKPSNILLDDDWTAKVSDFGLSLVSGASASASPTTTSGTAGTVGYMDPEYYRLQELTERSDVYSFGVVLLELVTGRKAIHRDQSQEGSGSPRNVIEFAVPAVEGGNIDKILDSRVPAPRGHEVEAVARVAKIGAECVRPRGRGRPVMSEVVAELEWAVTLCEECVVRSASGGRNSSSRNGGSDMSRSRSRSESEDRSPYHTREFSFGSGRVAGVGHARSYSTM is encoded by the coding sequence aTGCTAATGTCTCGCCGCCCCGGCCTCGCCACCAGCACAACGCGCCTCCTCGtgctcgccttcctcctcgccgtcgccgcgggcgccgcgccgccgtcgccgcgccagTTCTCCACCGTCGCCATCTCCCACACCGCCAACAGCACGCTCGTCTGCGCCCTCATCATCGACAGGGTCAACGAGGATGGCGGCGGCAACTCCAAGCTCCAGTGCAAGTCCATGCCCGACGGCGGCCTCACGTCCTACCCGTCGGCTGACATCCCCTTCAACGCCATCGCCGCCGGCAAGGACTTCCTCTGCGGCCTCATGGCGCCCGTCGGCGGCCACGCCGCCATGCGCTGGTGGTCCTTCTCCGAGGAGGAGCAGGCCAGGCGGTCTCGCCCCGTAGGCCGGCGCATCTACTGGGGCCCCTCGCTCCGCTCCATGTCCGCCGGCGGCCCGCACGTCTGCGGCCTCTCCGACGACCACGACCCCACCTGCTGGGAGTGGCCCGGCCTCGACCTCCCCAAGGGCCTCGACTTCTCCCTCATCGCCCTCGGCCAGGACTTCCTCTGCGGCATCGTCAAGGGCAACGACACCGCCATGAGGTGCTACGGCGGCCGCATGCCGCCGACGCCCCAGTTCACGGCCGACGGGGTTGCTGTCACGTTCCAGACGGTCGCCGCTGGGCGCCGCCACGCCTGCGCCGTGGACAAGCTGGGCGGCCTCGTGTGCTGGGGCGACGGGAACCCCACGGTCCgtctcgacgagctgccggccgacATGATGGCCATGGCGCTCGGCCGCAACACCACGTGCATACTCGCCGGGAACGGCACGGTGAGGTGCTGGGGCGTGAAGGTGCCGGAGGAGTACACGCACACCACCTTCGTCTCCATCGAGGCCGACGGCGACACGGTGTGTGCCGTCATGACGAGCAACTACTCCGTCGTCTGCTGGGGGAACGACGGCCGCTTCGACGGGAGGCACCTCGTCTACAACAACACCATGCCGGGAGCCTGCGCCCCTAAGAGTAACTGCTCCTGCAACATCGTACCGGACTCAGGGAGGCTTTGCGGCACCGGCGGCGGATTGGGCGGCGAAGAACTCGCCGTGTGCAGCCCGTGCAAGCAGCCACTGAACGCGTCCAGGATCGTCGTCAGCAATGGCAGTACGGCCCAGCTCGGTGACGACGGTggtgatgcgaagaagaagaagacgctcTTCGTGGGGCTCGGCGTGGCCAGCGCCGGCGTCTTGGTGATCATCGTAGCAGGGCTGACGTTCTACGTGCTGGCGTCCAGGAAGTCGGACAAGAAGGCGCACGCCACCGTCCGGCTCGGGGAGTCGTCGTCCAGGCGGCTCTGCCGCGACGGCGACGTGGAGATCATGGTCATGCCGGCGCGGGAGCGCTCGGCTTCGCAGCCTGCGCGACCGCTCGGGTGCGAGGAGTTCACGCTCAAGGATCTCTCGCGGCTGACCAACGCGTTCGCGGAGGAGGCCAAGATCGGGAGCGGCAGCTTCGGGTCCGTGTACCGCGCGAAGCTCCCCGACGGGCGGGAGGTCGCCATCAAGCGCGCCGAGCGCGCGTCCACCGgtgcgcggcggcggaggcggttcGACGCGGAGCGGGCGTTCCGGTCGGAGCTGAGGCTGCTGTCCCGCGTCAACCACCGCAACCTGGTGTCCCTCCTGGGCTTCTGCGAGGAGCGCGGCGAGCGCATCCTCGTGTTCGAGTTCATGCCGCACGGCGCGCTCCACGACCACCTCCACGGCGAGGACGCCGGGTCCGGCCACTCCCCGCTCTTCTCGTCATGGGAGGCGCGGCTCCGCGTGGCGCTGGACGCCGCCCGCGGCGTCGAGTACCTGCATTGCTACGCCGTGCCGCCCATCATCCACCGCGACATCAAGCCGTCCAACATCCTGCTCGACGACGACTGGACGGCCAAAGTCTCCGACTTCGGCCTCTCCCTCGTGAGCGGCGCGTCGGCGTCGGCGAGCCCGACGACGACGTCGGGGACGGCCGGCACGGTGGGGTACATGGACCCGGAGTACTACCGTCTCCAGGAGCTGACGGAGCGgagcgacgtgtacagcttcggcgtgGTGCTGCTGGAGCTGGTGACCGGAAGGAAGGCGATCCACCGGGACCAGAGCCAGGAAGGGAGCGGGTCGCCGAGGAACGTGATCGAGTTCGCGGTGCCGGCCGTGGAGGGCGGAAACATCGACAAGATCCTCGACAGCCGGGTGCCCGCGCCTCGGGGGCacgaggtggaggcggtggcgcgcGTGGCCAAGATCGGCGCCGAGTGCGTCCGGCCGCGCGGGCGCGGGCGGCCGGTGAtgtcggaggtggtggcggagctggAGTGGGCCGTGACGCTCTGCGAAGAGTGCGTGGTCCGGTCGGCGAGCGGCGGGCGGAACAGCAGCTCCCGGAACGGCGGCTCCGACATGTCGCGGTCGAGGTCGAGATCGGAGTCGGAGGACCGGAGCCCGTACCACACGCGCGAGTTCAGCTTCGGGTCGGGCCGGGTCGCCGGCGTCGGACATGCCAGGTCCTACTCAACCATGTAA
- the LOC123164313 gene encoding bromodomain testis-specific protein, translating into MKRKRGSTRGKKSSSNTTGGDSSSASPSSPSTEENIPAENAPVSRSTPAVPEPSPPPEPEKPSVPAPAPVHPAADIPYAKPKVGAVYGRVKLKFKTSKASELNNSSSVAQAPADAGKSQTAAPEVSKQVTAEIGIAASSTGQTTDRQETELSGSDKDKAAKKAGSIKFVSAGLSSSAQDNTQDREVDEVHEPLPSKQETLLGTEESESASEPKNSQGSEIKQSTLESQRDEKELAAALEAIKKVMKVDAAEPFNTPVDPIALGIPDYLDVIDTPMDFGTICQDLERGSKYMNSEDVYKDVQFIWDNCTKYNSKGDYIIELMKRVKKAFMKNWLAAGLYSDVHENGGNYNTGDEDTKVSSKSKSKQKRRRPGNDRHKNDCACAVCQVTRRKKERDEILSVDNEVTVVNISEERNMEVNFGDNNPGSHDTASSKEQPRHIDVFKTTMEADDTQTQMEDPGKSLNNPSPDYEDEVSRQYSEDKEEEYKDLNSQDEHTSTQPNDDSVAGHHEQKAQTEIVQEVEMEDLPIQQENESFLQVCARLFPSKQGSVFRGRHSLFRQQRRLVAPKESPLHAALTAIMKR; encoded by the exons ATGAAGCGCAAGCGCGGCAGCACGCGGGGCAAGAAGAGTTCTTCGAATACCACCGGGGGAGACTCTTCGTCGGCATCTCCGTCCAGCCCAAGCACCGAAGAGAACATCCCAGCGGAGAATGCGCCAGTCTCGAGGTCCACTCCGGCAGTGCCTGAACCATCTCCTCCTCCTGAGCCGGAGAAGCCGAGCGTCCCTGCCCCAGCTCCGGTTCATCCCGCCGCTGATATACCGTACGCCAAGCCCAAGGTGGGGGCAGTATACGGTCGTGTGAAGCTGAAGTTCAAAACCTCCAAGGCGTCGGAGCTCAACAATAGTTCGTCGGTAGCACAGGCACCCGCTGATGCTGGTAAATCTCAGACTGCTGCCCCTGAAGTGAGCAAGCAAGTTACTGCCGAAATAGGTATCGCTGCATCGTCAACTGGCCAGACAACTGATAGGCAGGAGACGGAGTTGAGTGGTTCTGATAAGGACAAGGCGGCAAAGAAAGCAGGAAGCATAAAGTTCGTGTCCGCGGGATTATCTTCTTCAGCACAAGATAACACCCAGGACAGGGAAGTTGATGAAGTACATGAACCTCTTCCAAGTAAGCAGGAAACTCTTTTAGGAACCGAGGAAAGTGAGAGTGCATCGGAGccaaagaactcacaagggtcagaGATAAAGCAGTCTACCCTGGAATCTCAGCGCGATGAGAAAGAGTTAGCTGCTGCACTTGAA GCTATTAAGAAGGTTATGAAGGTCGACGCAGCTGAGCCATTTAACACCCCAGTGGATCCTATTGCTTTGGGAATACCT GATTATCTTGATGTTATCGACACTCCTATGGATTTTGGCACAATATGTCAAGATTTAGAACGTGGAAGCAAATATATGAACTCAGAGGATGTCTATAAGGACGTGCAGTTTATATGGGATAATTGTACCAAGTATAACAGTAAAGGTGATTACATAATAGAGCTTATGAAACGGGTAAAGAAGGCCTTCATGAAAAATTGGCTGGCAGCAGGCTTGTATTCTGATGTGCATGAGAATG GTGGCAATTACAATACTGGTGATGAGGATACCAAAGTTAGTTCAAAAAGCAAGTCTAAGCAGAAACGGCGTCGCCCAGG GAATGATCGACACAAAAATGATTGTGCATGTGCTGTTTGTCAAGTTACACGGCGTAAGAAGGAAAGGGATGAAATTTTATCTGTTGATAATGAAGTCACTGTAGTGAACATTTCTGAAGAGCGCAACATGGAG GTAAACTTCGGTGATAATAATCCTGGTAGTCATGACACAGCCTCTAGTAAGGAGCAACCACGCCATATTGATGTGTTTAAAACAACAATGGAAGCAGATGATACGCAGACTCAGATGGAAGATCCTGGAAAATCCCTCAATAATCCATCTCCTGACTATGAAGATGAGGTCTCCAGACAGTATTCCGAGGATAAGGAAGAGGAGTATAAAGATCTGAACAGTCAGGACGAACATACTTCCACTCAGCCTAATGATGATTCAGTAGCTGGACATCATGAACAGAAG GCACAGACTGAAATTGTCCAGGAGGTGGAAATGGAGGATTTGCCCATTCAACAGGAGAACGAGTCATTCTTGCAAGTCTGCGCGCGCCTTTTCCCCAGCAAGCAGGGCTCCGTTTTCAGGGGTCGTCATTCTCTGTTCCGTCAGCAGCGCCGTTTGGTGGCACCAAAGGAGAGCCCCCTACATGCCGCCCTGACAGCGATAATGAAACGGTAG